In Choloepus didactylus isolate mChoDid1 chromosome 18, mChoDid1.pri, whole genome shotgun sequence, a single genomic region encodes these proteins:
- the LIG3 gene encoding DNA ligase 3 isoform X5 yields the protein MYAVESDLSCQDSLSSETLRFPLHHVALRCMTLAFKILLPQTLRAFSRKELCLFQERHRWPDIRLFSQWSETDLLHGCCLLRKKPILSFQGGSLRSRATCLVYLPGLHVGLCSGPSEMAEQRFCVDYAKRGTAGCKKCKEKIVKGICRIGKVVPNPFSESGGDMKEWYHIKCMFEKLERARATTKKIEDLTELEGWEELEDNEKEQITQHIADLSSKAASTPKKKAVVQAKLTATGQVTSPSKGSSFVTNNNPRKFSGFAAKPNNLDEPPSSPTPKTSLSSSRCDPKHKDCLLREFRKLCATVAENPSYNTKTQIIQDFLQKGSAGDGFHGDVYLTVKLLLPGVIKSVYNLNDKQIVKLFSRIFNSNPDDMARDLEQGDVSETIRVFFEQSKSFPPAAKSLLTIQEVDEFLLQLSKLTKEDEQQQALQDIASRCTANDLKCIIRLIKHDLKMNSGAKHVLDALHPNAYEAFKASRNLRDVVERVLRNEQEVEKEPGRRRTLSVQASLMTPVQPMLAEACKSIEYAMKKCPNGMFSEIKYDGERVQVHKNGGHFSYFSRSLKPVLPHKVAHFKDYIPQAFPGGHSMILDSEVLLIDNKTGKPLPFGTLGVHKKGAFQDANVCLFVFDCIYFNDVSLMDRPLHERRKFLHDNMVEIPNRIMFSEMKQVTKASDLADMINRVIREGLEGLVLKDVKGTYEPGKRHWLKVKKDYLNEGTMADTADLVVLGAFFGHGSKGGMMSIFLMGCYDPGSQKWCTVTKCAGGHDDATLARLQKELDMIKISKDPSKIPSWLRINKIYYPDFIVPDPKKAAVWEITGAEFSKSEAHTADGISIRFPRCTRIRDDKDWKSATNLPQLKELYQLSKERADFTVMAGDEGSSTTGGSSGENEGTSGPAVSCKAPRASPNKPSASTKKAEGKLSSLNSKGDKGNKLTAKSSSVNVGEKRTMKSSVKVGEKRKAPDEPPCQTKRRPASEQRGRRAVPAGRR from the exons ATGTATGCTGTAGAATCTGACTTGAGCTGCCAAGACTCCCTAAGTTCAGAGACCCTGCGTTTTCCCCTGCACCATGTTGCACTACG CTGTATGACTTTAGCTTTCAAGATCCTCCTCCCACAAACCCTCCGTGCATTCAGCCGAAAAGAACTGTGCCTGTTCCAAGAACGACATCGTTGGCCTGACATCAGACTATTTAGCCAGTGGTCAGAAACGGATCTGCTTCATGGGTGCTGCCTTCTGAGAAAAAAGCCCATTCTGTCCTTCCAGGGAGGCAGTCTAAGATCACGTGCCACCTGCCTTGTTTACTTGCCAGGGTTGCATGTGGGACTCTGCAGTGGCCCCAGTGAGATGGCCGAGCAACGATTCTGTGTGGATTACGCCAAGCGTGGCACAGCTGGCtgcaaaaaatgcaaagaaaagatCGTGAAGGGCATATGCCGGATTGGCAAAGTGGTGCCCAACCCCTTCTCAGAGTCTGGGGGTGATATGAAAGAATGGTACCACATTAAATGCATGTTTGAGAAACTGGAGCGGGCCCGGGCCACCACCAAAAAAATTGAGGATCTCACAGAGCTGGAAGGCTGGGAAGAGCTGGAAGATAATGAGAAGGAACAGATAACACAGCACATTGCAG ATCTGTCTTCTAAGGCTGCAAGCACACCGAAGAAGAAAGCCGTTGTCCAGGCTAAGTTGACAGCCACTGGCCAAGTGACATCTCCATCAAAAGGCTCCTCATTTGTCACCAATAACAATCCCCGGAAGTTTTCTGGCTTTGCAG CCAAGCCCAACAACCTTGATGAACCTCCCTCAAGCCCTACTCCTAAGACTAGCCTGTCCTCAAGCAGATGTGACCCCAAGCACAAGGATTGCCTTCTCCGGGAGTTTCGGAAGTTGTGCGCCACGGTAGCTGAAAATCCTAGCTACAACACGAAGACCCAGATCATCCAGGACTTTCTGCAGAAAGGTTCTGCAGGAG ATGGTTTCCACGGTGACGTGTACCTAACAGTGAAACTGCTGCTACCTGGTGTCATTAAGAGTGTTTACAACCTGAATGATAAGCAGATTGTGAAGCTTTTCAGCCGCATTTTTAACAGCAATCCAGATGACATGGCACGAGACCTAGAGCAG GGTGATGTTTCAGAGACAATCAGAGTCTTCTTTGAGCAGAGCAAGTCTTTTCCCCCAGCTGCCAAGAGCCTCCTTACCATCCAGGAGGTAGATGAATTTCTCCTGCAGCTTTCCAAGCTCACCAAGGAGGATGAGCAGCAACAAGCTCTGCAGGACATTGCCTCCAG GTGCACAGCCAATGATCTTAAGTGCATCATCAGGTTGATCAAACATGATCTGAAGATGAACTCAGGTGCCAAACATGT GTTAGATGCCCTCCACCCCAATGCCTATGAAGCCTTCAAAGCCTCACGCAACCTACGGGACGTGGTGGAGCGGGTCCTTCGCAATGAGCAGGAAGTAGAGAAGGAGCCAGGCCGGAGACGAACTCTGAGTGTCCAGGCCTCACTGATGACCCCCGTGCAGCCCATGCTG GCTGAGGCCTGCAAGTCCATCGAGTATGCAATGAAGAAATGTCCCAATGGCATGTTCTCTGAGATCAAGTATGATGGGGAGCGAGTCCAGGTACACAAGAACGGGGGCCACTTCAGCTACTTCAGCCGCAGTCTCAAGCCTGTCCTGCCTCACAAG GTGGCCCACTTTAAGGACTATATCCCCCAGGCTTTCCCTGGAGGCCACAGCATGATCTTGGACTCTGAGGTGCTCCTGATTGACAACAAGACAGGCAAACCACTCCCCTTTGGAACTCTGGGAGTGCACAAG AAAGGTGCCTTCCAAGATGCTAATGTCTGCCTGTTTGTTTTTGATTGTATCTACTTCAATGATGTCAGCTTAATGGACAG GCCTCTGCATGAGCGGCGGAAGTTTCTTCATGACAACATGGTTGAAATTCCCAACCGGATCATGTTCTCAGAAATGAAGCAAGTCACG AAAGCTTCAGACTTGGCCGACATGATAAACCGGGTGATCCGAGAGGGGCTGGAAGGGCTGGTGCTGAAGGACGTGAAG GGTACATATGAGCCTGGGAAGCGGCATTGGCTGAAAGTGAAGAAGGACTATTTGAACGAGGGGACCATGGCTGACACAGCTGACCTGGTGGTCCTTGGGGCCTTCTTTGGGCATGGGAGCAAAG GTGGCATGATGTCGATCTTCCTCATGGGCTGCTATGACCCTGGCAGCCAGAAGTGGTGCACAGTCACCAAGTGTGCAGGAGGCCACGATGACGCAACGCTCGCCCGCCTGCAGAAGGAACTCGACATGATAAAGATCAGCAAG GACCCTAGTAAGATACCCAGCTGGCTGAGAATCAACAAGATCTACTATCCTGACTTCATCGTCCCAGACCCAAAG AAAGCTGCCGTGTGGGAAATCACAGGGGCTGAATTCTCCAAATCTGAGGCTCACACAGCCGATGGGATCTCCATCCGATTCCCTCGCTGCACCCGAATCCGCGATGATAAGGACTGGAAATCTGCCACTAACCTCCCCCAACTCAAG GAACTGTACCAGTTGTCCAAGGAGAGGGCAGACTTCACTGTTATGGCCGGAGATGAAGGGAGCTCCACTACAGGGGGCAGCAGTGGAGAGAACGAGGGAACCTCAGGGCCTGCCGTGTCCTGCAAGGCCCCCAGAGCCTCCCCCAACAAGCCTTCTGCCAGTACCAAGAAGGCAGAAGGGAAACTGAGTAGCCTCAACAGCAAAGGAGATAAGG GAAATAAGCTGACTGCAAAGTCTTCTTCTGTGAACGTGGGAGAGAAGCGGACCATGAAGTCTTCTGTGAAAgtaggagagaagaggaaagctCCTGATGAGCCCCCGTGCCAGACAAAG AGGCGGCCAGCCAGCgagcagagaggaaggagagcTGTGCCAGCAGGCAGGAGATAG
- the LIG3 gene encoding DNA ligase 3 isoform X1, whose product MYAVESDLSCQDSLSSETLRFPLHHVALRCMTLAFKILLPQTLRAFSRKELCLFQERHRWPDIRLFSQWSETDLLHGCCLLRKKPILSFQGGSLRSRATCLVYLPGLHVGLCSGPSEMAEQRFCVDYAKRGTAGCKKCKEKIVKGICRIGKVVPNPFSESGGDMKEWYHIKCMFEKLERARATTKKIEDLTELEGWEELEDNEKEQITQHIADLSSKAASTPKKKAVVQAKLTATGQVTSPSKGSSFVTNNNPRKFSGFAAAKPNNLDEPPSSPTPKTSLSSSRCDPKHKDCLLREFRKLCATVAENPSYNTKTQIIQDFLQKGSAGDGFHGDVYLTVKLLLPGVIKSVYNLNDKQIVKLFSRIFNSNPDDMARDLEQGDVSETIRVFFEQSKSFPPAAKSLLTIQEVDEFLLQLSKLTKEDEQQQALQDIASRCTANDLKCIIRLIKHDLKMNSGAKHVLDALHPNAYEAFKASRNLRDVVERVLRNEQEVEKEPGRRRTLSVQASLMTPVQPMLAEACKSIEYAMKKCPNGMFSEIKYDGERVQVHKNGGHFSYFSRSLKPVLPHKVAHFKDYIPQAFPGGHSMILDSEVLLIDNKTGKPLPFGTLGVHKKGAFQDANVCLFVFDCIYFNDVSLMDRPLHERRKFLHDNMVEIPNRIMFSEMKQVTKASDLADMINRVIREGLEGLVLKDVKGTYEPGKRHWLKVKKDYLNEGTMADTADLVVLGAFFGHGSKGGMMSIFLMGCYDPGSQKWCTVTKCAGGHDDATLARLQKELDMIKISKDPSKIPSWLRINKIYYPDFIVPDPKKAAVWEITGAEFSKSEAHTADGISIRFPRCTRIRDDKDWKSATNLPQLKELYQLSKERADFTVMAGDEGSSTTGGSSGENEGTSGPAVSCKAPRASPNKPSASTKKAEGKLSSLNSKGDKGNKLTAKSSSVNVGEKRTMKSSVKVGEKRKAPDEPPCQTKVLLDIFTGVRLYLPPSTPDFSRLRRYFVAFDGDLVQEFDVASATHVLGSGDKNSEAQQVSSDWIWACIQKRRLVAPC is encoded by the exons ATGTATGCTGTAGAATCTGACTTGAGCTGCCAAGACTCCCTAAGTTCAGAGACCCTGCGTTTTCCCCTGCACCATGTTGCACTACG CTGTATGACTTTAGCTTTCAAGATCCTCCTCCCACAAACCCTCCGTGCATTCAGCCGAAAAGAACTGTGCCTGTTCCAAGAACGACATCGTTGGCCTGACATCAGACTATTTAGCCAGTGGTCAGAAACGGATCTGCTTCATGGGTGCTGCCTTCTGAGAAAAAAGCCCATTCTGTCCTTCCAGGGAGGCAGTCTAAGATCACGTGCCACCTGCCTTGTTTACTTGCCAGGGTTGCATGTGGGACTCTGCAGTGGCCCCAGTGAGATGGCCGAGCAACGATTCTGTGTGGATTACGCCAAGCGTGGCACAGCTGGCtgcaaaaaatgcaaagaaaagatCGTGAAGGGCATATGCCGGATTGGCAAAGTGGTGCCCAACCCCTTCTCAGAGTCTGGGGGTGATATGAAAGAATGGTACCACATTAAATGCATGTTTGAGAAACTGGAGCGGGCCCGGGCCACCACCAAAAAAATTGAGGATCTCACAGAGCTGGAAGGCTGGGAAGAGCTGGAAGATAATGAGAAGGAACAGATAACACAGCACATTGCAG ATCTGTCTTCTAAGGCTGCAAGCACACCGAAGAAGAAAGCCGTTGTCCAGGCTAAGTTGACAGCCACTGGCCAAGTGACATCTCCATCAAAAGGCTCCTCATTTGTCACCAATAACAATCCCCGGAAGTTTTCTGGCTTTGCAG CAGCCAAGCCCAACAACCTTGATGAACCTCCCTCAAGCCCTACTCCTAAGACTAGCCTGTCCTCAAGCAGATGTGACCCCAAGCACAAGGATTGCCTTCTCCGGGAGTTTCGGAAGTTGTGCGCCACGGTAGCTGAAAATCCTAGCTACAACACGAAGACCCAGATCATCCAGGACTTTCTGCAGAAAGGTTCTGCAGGAG ATGGTTTCCACGGTGACGTGTACCTAACAGTGAAACTGCTGCTACCTGGTGTCATTAAGAGTGTTTACAACCTGAATGATAAGCAGATTGTGAAGCTTTTCAGCCGCATTTTTAACAGCAATCCAGATGACATGGCACGAGACCTAGAGCAG GGTGATGTTTCAGAGACAATCAGAGTCTTCTTTGAGCAGAGCAAGTCTTTTCCCCCAGCTGCCAAGAGCCTCCTTACCATCCAGGAGGTAGATGAATTTCTCCTGCAGCTTTCCAAGCTCACCAAGGAGGATGAGCAGCAACAAGCTCTGCAGGACATTGCCTCCAG GTGCACAGCCAATGATCTTAAGTGCATCATCAGGTTGATCAAACATGATCTGAAGATGAACTCAGGTGCCAAACATGT GTTAGATGCCCTCCACCCCAATGCCTATGAAGCCTTCAAAGCCTCACGCAACCTACGGGACGTGGTGGAGCGGGTCCTTCGCAATGAGCAGGAAGTAGAGAAGGAGCCAGGCCGGAGACGAACTCTGAGTGTCCAGGCCTCACTGATGACCCCCGTGCAGCCCATGCTG GCTGAGGCCTGCAAGTCCATCGAGTATGCAATGAAGAAATGTCCCAATGGCATGTTCTCTGAGATCAAGTATGATGGGGAGCGAGTCCAGGTACACAAGAACGGGGGCCACTTCAGCTACTTCAGCCGCAGTCTCAAGCCTGTCCTGCCTCACAAG GTGGCCCACTTTAAGGACTATATCCCCCAGGCTTTCCCTGGAGGCCACAGCATGATCTTGGACTCTGAGGTGCTCCTGATTGACAACAAGACAGGCAAACCACTCCCCTTTGGAACTCTGGGAGTGCACAAG AAAGGTGCCTTCCAAGATGCTAATGTCTGCCTGTTTGTTTTTGATTGTATCTACTTCAATGATGTCAGCTTAATGGACAG GCCTCTGCATGAGCGGCGGAAGTTTCTTCATGACAACATGGTTGAAATTCCCAACCGGATCATGTTCTCAGAAATGAAGCAAGTCACG AAAGCTTCAGACTTGGCCGACATGATAAACCGGGTGATCCGAGAGGGGCTGGAAGGGCTGGTGCTGAAGGACGTGAAG GGTACATATGAGCCTGGGAAGCGGCATTGGCTGAAAGTGAAGAAGGACTATTTGAACGAGGGGACCATGGCTGACACAGCTGACCTGGTGGTCCTTGGGGCCTTCTTTGGGCATGGGAGCAAAG GTGGCATGATGTCGATCTTCCTCATGGGCTGCTATGACCCTGGCAGCCAGAAGTGGTGCACAGTCACCAAGTGTGCAGGAGGCCACGATGACGCAACGCTCGCCCGCCTGCAGAAGGAACTCGACATGATAAAGATCAGCAAG GACCCTAGTAAGATACCCAGCTGGCTGAGAATCAACAAGATCTACTATCCTGACTTCATCGTCCCAGACCCAAAG AAAGCTGCCGTGTGGGAAATCACAGGGGCTGAATTCTCCAAATCTGAGGCTCACACAGCCGATGGGATCTCCATCCGATTCCCTCGCTGCACCCGAATCCGCGATGATAAGGACTGGAAATCTGCCACTAACCTCCCCCAACTCAAG GAACTGTACCAGTTGTCCAAGGAGAGGGCAGACTTCACTGTTATGGCCGGAGATGAAGGGAGCTCCACTACAGGGGGCAGCAGTGGAGAGAACGAGGGAACCTCAGGGCCTGCCGTGTCCTGCAAGGCCCCCAGAGCCTCCCCCAACAAGCCTTCTGCCAGTACCAAGAAGGCAGAAGGGAAACTGAGTAGCCTCAACAGCAAAGGAGATAAGG GAAATAAGCTGACTGCAAAGTCTTCTTCTGTGAACGTGGGAGAGAAGCGGACCATGAAGTCTTCTGTGAAAgtaggagagaagaggaaagctCCTGATGAGCCCCCGTGCCAGACAAAG GTGCTGCTGGACATCTTCACTGGGGTACGGCTCTACCTGCCACCCTCCACACCAGACTTCAGCCGTCTCAGACGCTACTTTGTGGCATTCGATGGGGACCTGGTACAGGAATTTGACGTGGCCTCAGCCACACATGTGCTGGGCAGTGGGGACAAGAACTCTGAGGCCCAGCAGGTCTCCTCAGACTGGATTTGGGCGTGTATCCAGAAACGGAGACTGGTAGCTCCCTGCTAG
- the LIG3 gene encoding DNA ligase 3 isoform X3: MTLAFKILLPQTLRAFSRKELCLFQERHRWPDIRLFSQWSETDLLHGCCLLRKKPILSFQGGSLRSRATCLVYLPGLHVGLCSGPSEMAEQRFCVDYAKRGTAGCKKCKEKIVKGICRIGKVVPNPFSESGGDMKEWYHIKCMFEKLERARATTKKIEDLTELEGWEELEDNEKEQITQHIADLSSKAASTPKKKAVVQAKLTATGQVTSPSKGSSFVTNNNPRKFSGFAAAKPNNLDEPPSSPTPKTSLSSSRCDPKHKDCLLREFRKLCATVAENPSYNTKTQIIQDFLQKGSAGDGFHGDVYLTVKLLLPGVIKSVYNLNDKQIVKLFSRIFNSNPDDMARDLEQGDVSETIRVFFEQSKSFPPAAKSLLTIQEVDEFLLQLSKLTKEDEQQQALQDIASRCTANDLKCIIRLIKHDLKMNSGAKHVLDALHPNAYEAFKASRNLRDVVERVLRNEQEVEKEPGRRRTLSVQASLMTPVQPMLAEACKSIEYAMKKCPNGMFSEIKYDGERVQVHKNGGHFSYFSRSLKPVLPHKVAHFKDYIPQAFPGGHSMILDSEVLLIDNKTGKPLPFGTLGVHKKGAFQDANVCLFVFDCIYFNDVSLMDRPLHERRKFLHDNMVEIPNRIMFSEMKQVTKASDLADMINRVIREGLEGLVLKDVKGTYEPGKRHWLKVKKDYLNEGTMADTADLVVLGAFFGHGSKGGMMSIFLMGCYDPGSQKWCTVTKCAGGHDDATLARLQKELDMIKISKDPSKIPSWLRINKIYYPDFIVPDPKKAAVWEITGAEFSKSEAHTADGISIRFPRCTRIRDDKDWKSATNLPQLKELYQLSKERADFTVMAGDEGSSTTGGSSGENEGTSGPAVSCKAPRASPNKPSASTKKAEGKLSSLNSKGDKGNKLTAKSSSVNVGEKRTMKSSVKVGEKRKAPDEPPCQTKVLLDIFTGVRLYLPPSTPDFSRLRRYFVAFDGDLVQEFDVASATHVLGSGDKNSEAQQVSSDWIWACIQKRRLVAPC, encoded by the exons ATGACTTTAGCTTTCAAGATCCTCCTCCCACAAACCCTCCGTGCATTCAGCCGAAAAGAACTGTGCCTGTTCCAAGAACGACATCGTTGGCCTGACATCAGACTATTTAGCCAGTGGTCAGAAACGGATCTGCTTCATGGGTGCTGCCTTCTGAGAAAAAAGCCCATTCTGTCCTTCCAGGGAGGCAGTCTAAGATCACGTGCCACCTGCCTTGTTTACTTGCCAGGGTTGCATGTGGGACTCTGCAGTGGCCCCAGTGAGATGGCCGAGCAACGATTCTGTGTGGATTACGCCAAGCGTGGCACAGCTGGCtgcaaaaaatgcaaagaaaagatCGTGAAGGGCATATGCCGGATTGGCAAAGTGGTGCCCAACCCCTTCTCAGAGTCTGGGGGTGATATGAAAGAATGGTACCACATTAAATGCATGTTTGAGAAACTGGAGCGGGCCCGGGCCACCACCAAAAAAATTGAGGATCTCACAGAGCTGGAAGGCTGGGAAGAGCTGGAAGATAATGAGAAGGAACAGATAACACAGCACATTGCAG ATCTGTCTTCTAAGGCTGCAAGCACACCGAAGAAGAAAGCCGTTGTCCAGGCTAAGTTGACAGCCACTGGCCAAGTGACATCTCCATCAAAAGGCTCCTCATTTGTCACCAATAACAATCCCCGGAAGTTTTCTGGCTTTGCAG CAGCCAAGCCCAACAACCTTGATGAACCTCCCTCAAGCCCTACTCCTAAGACTAGCCTGTCCTCAAGCAGATGTGACCCCAAGCACAAGGATTGCCTTCTCCGGGAGTTTCGGAAGTTGTGCGCCACGGTAGCTGAAAATCCTAGCTACAACACGAAGACCCAGATCATCCAGGACTTTCTGCAGAAAGGTTCTGCAGGAG ATGGTTTCCACGGTGACGTGTACCTAACAGTGAAACTGCTGCTACCTGGTGTCATTAAGAGTGTTTACAACCTGAATGATAAGCAGATTGTGAAGCTTTTCAGCCGCATTTTTAACAGCAATCCAGATGACATGGCACGAGACCTAGAGCAG GGTGATGTTTCAGAGACAATCAGAGTCTTCTTTGAGCAGAGCAAGTCTTTTCCCCCAGCTGCCAAGAGCCTCCTTACCATCCAGGAGGTAGATGAATTTCTCCTGCAGCTTTCCAAGCTCACCAAGGAGGATGAGCAGCAACAAGCTCTGCAGGACATTGCCTCCAG GTGCACAGCCAATGATCTTAAGTGCATCATCAGGTTGATCAAACATGATCTGAAGATGAACTCAGGTGCCAAACATGT GTTAGATGCCCTCCACCCCAATGCCTATGAAGCCTTCAAAGCCTCACGCAACCTACGGGACGTGGTGGAGCGGGTCCTTCGCAATGAGCAGGAAGTAGAGAAGGAGCCAGGCCGGAGACGAACTCTGAGTGTCCAGGCCTCACTGATGACCCCCGTGCAGCCCATGCTG GCTGAGGCCTGCAAGTCCATCGAGTATGCAATGAAGAAATGTCCCAATGGCATGTTCTCTGAGATCAAGTATGATGGGGAGCGAGTCCAGGTACACAAGAACGGGGGCCACTTCAGCTACTTCAGCCGCAGTCTCAAGCCTGTCCTGCCTCACAAG GTGGCCCACTTTAAGGACTATATCCCCCAGGCTTTCCCTGGAGGCCACAGCATGATCTTGGACTCTGAGGTGCTCCTGATTGACAACAAGACAGGCAAACCACTCCCCTTTGGAACTCTGGGAGTGCACAAG AAAGGTGCCTTCCAAGATGCTAATGTCTGCCTGTTTGTTTTTGATTGTATCTACTTCAATGATGTCAGCTTAATGGACAG GCCTCTGCATGAGCGGCGGAAGTTTCTTCATGACAACATGGTTGAAATTCCCAACCGGATCATGTTCTCAGAAATGAAGCAAGTCACG AAAGCTTCAGACTTGGCCGACATGATAAACCGGGTGATCCGAGAGGGGCTGGAAGGGCTGGTGCTGAAGGACGTGAAG GGTACATATGAGCCTGGGAAGCGGCATTGGCTGAAAGTGAAGAAGGACTATTTGAACGAGGGGACCATGGCTGACACAGCTGACCTGGTGGTCCTTGGGGCCTTCTTTGGGCATGGGAGCAAAG GTGGCATGATGTCGATCTTCCTCATGGGCTGCTATGACCCTGGCAGCCAGAAGTGGTGCACAGTCACCAAGTGTGCAGGAGGCCACGATGACGCAACGCTCGCCCGCCTGCAGAAGGAACTCGACATGATAAAGATCAGCAAG GACCCTAGTAAGATACCCAGCTGGCTGAGAATCAACAAGATCTACTATCCTGACTTCATCGTCCCAGACCCAAAG AAAGCTGCCGTGTGGGAAATCACAGGGGCTGAATTCTCCAAATCTGAGGCTCACACAGCCGATGGGATCTCCATCCGATTCCCTCGCTGCACCCGAATCCGCGATGATAAGGACTGGAAATCTGCCACTAACCTCCCCCAACTCAAG GAACTGTACCAGTTGTCCAAGGAGAGGGCAGACTTCACTGTTATGGCCGGAGATGAAGGGAGCTCCACTACAGGGGGCAGCAGTGGAGAGAACGAGGGAACCTCAGGGCCTGCCGTGTCCTGCAAGGCCCCCAGAGCCTCCCCCAACAAGCCTTCTGCCAGTACCAAGAAGGCAGAAGGGAAACTGAGTAGCCTCAACAGCAAAGGAGATAAGG GAAATAAGCTGACTGCAAAGTCTTCTTCTGTGAACGTGGGAGAGAAGCGGACCATGAAGTCTTCTGTGAAAgtaggagagaagaggaaagctCCTGATGAGCCCCCGTGCCAGACAAAG GTGCTGCTGGACATCTTCACTGGGGTACGGCTCTACCTGCCACCCTCCACACCAGACTTCAGCCGTCTCAGACGCTACTTTGTGGCATTCGATGGGGACCTGGTACAGGAATTTGACGTGGCCTCAGCCACACATGTGCTGGGCAGTGGGGACAAGAACTCTGAGGCCCAGCAGGTCTCCTCAGACTGGATTTGGGCGTGTATCCAGAAACGGAGACTGGTAGCTCCCTGCTAG